A genome region from Candidatus Glassbacteria bacterium includes the following:
- the flgL gene encoding flagellar hook-associated protein 3: MTVRVTQNLLSTSVMRNLNRNAQNLLEIQSKLSSGKRIRRPSDDPVGTASAIRLRSQLSQTTQFLRNIESGETQLNTTDGVFNDLSGLLMRAQELAISQANVTANTNTRAAVAEEVDALINQFVDLLNTKVGNRFIFAGFKTIDTPFIQTDTGITYTGDSGEMNIEIENGTTAITNVAGSILIPSVDGDLGGHSNLFPFSEKTIPLAQRKLVDLNQGTGVDQGLIMVTNMAEATAVVDLRNAKTLEEVAFLISTARDDTGRRLMVDAVVDETSQAIVLTDRTSINDRIPGQRLEVNEVTTGRVARQLGIVGKDIDGDGVLEGRDLAPISLTTRLENLNYGSGVEKGKFQILDRAGNTAVIDTSEAETITDVRELINQAGINVRAEINSGGSGILIVDQTTGPLQNPLTISEFSENTHTARDLGILTSETGALGSLLIGSSLAPVLTRDTAVSLLNRGRSIVLANIYVENGPRTGEIDLSQAASVGEILDTINGAGFDLRAEINELGTGISVTSTVGGRTLRITDGTGGFSATALGITGSRNILVDPLTPLGHDSQLLPAVDGETRLADLNSGQGIDPGAFRITDAEGNTVYIDITNSNTLQGVINIINDLGFNGQGIVNIEALISNDLRGISIIDRSTPNTTLVRATNTGVLNITLNSLSAGDTVVVNTFDFDGVETAGYLSLVDTPSLGEQSITGTIETVDETANRISVRSGDGTLYDVTSEQPLNNLFIGQQLELNGSLNPSGQFEARTLKLVEGPGPDEQQYVGTIQSVDTLNSTVTLALADGTTRTVDLITDRSVIKVEDAPQSTAATDLGIAGTSVVGSDRIVGSALNPLITGSTKLSLLNGGTFIPGRINIQNGDRDVVVDLSSAQTVQDVIIHLNNSTAGVVAAINDAGMGISIKSRISGTTLVVNKIALKNPDGSNRKYPDGTTVFDETADLLGLTGSKDILGNLLFLKNSLLSNNQEDIQRTLNNFPDSLNRILNQRTKVGARANQLFTTRERGLDSNLRNTEILSGIEDLDVIEAINELAAAENAFNAALGAAGRIIMPSLLDFL, from the coding sequence ATGACTGTAAGGGTGACACAGAACCTGCTCAGCACCTCGGTGATGAGGAACCTGAACCGCAACGCCCAGAACCTGCTCGAAATCCAGAGCAAGCTCTCGAGCGGCAAGCGGATCAGAAGGCCCAGCGACGACCCGGTGGGTACGGCCAGCGCTATCCGGCTGCGCTCCCAGTTGAGCCAGACCACCCAGTTCCTCCGCAATATCGAGTCGGGCGAAACTCAGCTTAATACAACCGACGGGGTATTCAATGACCTGAGCGGCCTGCTGATGAGGGCCCAGGAACTGGCGATCAGCCAGGCCAATGTCACCGCCAACACCAACACGCGGGCCGCGGTGGCCGAGGAGGTCGACGCCCTGATCAACCAGTTTGTCGACCTGCTCAATACCAAGGTGGGCAACCGCTTCATTTTCGCCGGCTTCAAAACTATCGACACACCGTTTATCCAAACCGACACCGGAATCACCTATACCGGCGACAGCGGTGAAATGAATATCGAGATCGAGAACGGCACCACAGCCATTACGAACGTGGCCGGCTCGATCCTGATTCCCAGTGTCGACGGCGATCTGGGGGGACACTCGAACCTGTTCCCCTTCTCGGAAAAAACTATCCCGCTGGCCCAGCGCAAGCTTGTCGATCTGAACCAGGGCACCGGCGTGGACCAGGGCCTGATCATGGTGACCAACATGGCCGAAGCTACGGCTGTCGTGGACCTCAGAAACGCGAAAACTCTTGAAGAAGTCGCGTTCCTGATCTCAACCGCCCGCGACGATACCGGCCGCAGGCTGATGGTCGATGCGGTTGTCGACGAGACCAGCCAGGCGATTGTGCTCACCGACCGGACCTCGATCAATGACCGGATCCCCGGCCAGCGGCTGGAGGTCAACGAAGTGACCACCGGCCGCGTGGCCCGTCAGCTCGGGATCGTCGGCAAGGATATTGATGGAGACGGGGTGCTGGAGGGACGAGACCTGGCTCCGATTTCCCTGACGACGCGGTTGGAAAATCTCAACTACGGCAGCGGTGTCGAAAAAGGAAAATTCCAGATCCTCGACCGCGCCGGCAACACGGCGGTGATCGATACCAGCGAAGCGGAGACTATCACCGACGTCCGCGAACTGATCAACCAGGCCGGGATCAATGTCCGCGCCGAAATCAATTCCGGCGGCAGCGGCATTCTGATTGTCGACCAGACCACCGGCCCGTTACAGAATCCACTCACTATCTCAGAATTCAGCGAGAACACCCATACCGCCCGCGACCTCGGAATCCTCACTTCGGAAACCGGTGCGCTGGGCTCCCTCCTGATCGGCAGCTCGCTTGCTCCGGTGCTGACGCGCGACACGGCGGTGAGTCTGCTCAACCGCGGCCGGAGTATCGTTCTGGCGAATATTTACGTCGAAAACGGCCCGCGGACCGGTGAAATCGATCTTTCGCAGGCTGCCAGCGTGGGCGAGATTCTAGATACGATCAACGGCGCAGGTTTCGATCTTCGCGCTGAAATCAACGAGCTGGGCACCGGGATATCGGTCACCAGCACGGTCGGCGGACGTACGCTCAGGATAACCGACGGAACCGGAGGGTTCTCCGCTACCGCCTTGGGGATTACAGGCAGCCGCAACATCCTGGTCGACCCGCTTACTCCCCTTGGCCATGACAGCCAGCTCCTGCCGGCTGTCGACGGAGAGACAAGGCTGGCCGACCTGAACTCCGGCCAGGGTATCGACCCCGGAGCGTTCCGGATAACCGATGCCGAAGGCAACACGGTCTATATCGATATCACCAACTCCAATACGCTCCAGGGCGTTATCAACATTATCAACGATCTCGGGTTCAACGGCCAGGGAATCGTCAATATCGAGGCCCTGATTTCCAACGACCTCAGGGGCATCTCCATTATCGACCGCTCGACCCCGAATACAACGCTGGTGCGCGCCACCAACACCGGTGTGCTCAACATCACGCTCAACTCCCTGTCCGCCGGCGACACGGTGGTGGTCAACACGTTTGACTTCGATGGCGTCGAAACGGCCGGCTACCTCAGCCTGGTGGATACGCCCAGCCTGGGAGAACAGTCGATTACCGGTACGATCGAGACTGTCGACGAAACCGCGAACCGGATTTCAGTGCGCAGCGGTGACGGGACCCTGTATGACGTAACCAGCGAGCAGCCGCTGAACAACCTCTTTATCGGTCAGCAGCTCGAACTCAACGGCTCGCTCAACCCCTCCGGCCAGTTCGAGGCGCGCACCCTCAAGCTGGTGGAAGGGCCCGGGCCGGATGAACAACAGTATGTCGGCACCATTCAATCGGTAGATACTCTCAACAGTACAGTCACGCTCGCCCTGGCCGACGGCACCACCCGCACGGTCGACCTGATCACCGATCGCAGCGTGATCAAGGTCGAGGACGCGCCCCAGAGCACGGCGGCCACTGACCTTGGCATTGCCGGAACCAGCGTGGTGGGCAGCGACCGGATTGTAGGCTCGGCGCTCAACCCCCTGATCACCGGCAGCACGAAGCTCAGTCTGCTCAACGGCGGCACGTTCATCCCGGGACGGATCAATATCCAGAACGGCGACCGGGACGTGGTGGTCGATCTGAGCAGCGCTCAAACCGTCCAGGACGTGATTATCCACCTCAACAACTCGACAGCCGGCGTGGTGGCCGCGATCAACGATGCCGGCATGGGAATCTCGATAAAGAGCAGGATATCAGGAACCACCTTGGTGGTCAACAAGATAGCGCTCAAAAACCCCGACGGATCGAACAGGAAGTACCCCGATGGGACCACCGTGTTCGACGAGACCGCGGACTTGCTGGGCCTGACAGGCAGCAAGGATATCCTGGGTAATCTCCTGTTCCTGAAAAATTCCCTGTTGAGCAACAACCAGGAAGATATCCAGCGCACGCTGAACAATTTCCCCGATTCGCTCAACCGCATACTCAACCAGCGCACCAAGGTCGGGGCCAGGGCCAACCAGCTTTTCACTACCCGGGAGCGCGGCCTGGACAGCAACCTGCGCAATACGGAAATCCTCTCCGGAATCGAGGACCTCGACGTGATCGAGGCGATTAACGAACTGGCTGCCGCTGAAAACGCGTTCAACGCCGCTCTCGGAGCCGCCGGCAGGATTATCATGCCCAGCCTGCTGGACTTTCTCTGA
- a CDS encoding flagellar assembly protein FliW encodes MKVKTTRFGTLDVAEKDLMVFPEGLVGFAGNKRFVIYSKENNHPFFWLQSADDPKLAFVICDPAMFFPDYRISARKSELSTIGSTNPEDLIICVLVSISREPFTMSANLQGPLVINTKNRRGKQLVLVESNYGTRHPIPLKQETMGVPHPLLAQRARNSSSVENCLVLT; translated from the coding sequence TTGAAAGTAAAAACCACAAGATTCGGCACCCTGGATGTGGCCGAAAAGGACCTGATGGTCTTTCCTGAGGGTCTGGTGGGCTTCGCGGGCAACAAGCGGTTCGTGATCTACAGCAAGGAGAACAACCATCCGTTCTTCTGGTTGCAGTCGGCCGATGATCCCAAGCTTGCGTTCGTCATCTGCGACCCGGCGATGTTCTTTCCCGACTACCGGATCAGCGCGCGCAAGTCCGAGCTGTCCACTATCGGCAGCACCAACCCGGAAGACCTGATTATCTGCGTGCTCGTGTCGATCAGCCGCGAGCCGTTCACCATGAGCGCGAACCTACAGGGACCGCTGGTGATCAATACGAAAAACCGCAGGGGCAAGCAGCTTGTGCTGGTTGAGAGCAACTACGGCACGCGCCACCCGATCCCGCTCAAGCAGGAAACGATGGGCGTGCCCCATCCCCTGCTGGCCCAGCGCGCCAGAAACTCTTCCTCGGTGGAAAACTGCCTGGTATTGACCTGA
- the csrA gene encoding carbon storage regulator CsrA: protein MLILTRKLGESIAIGDQIKVSLLEVQGKQVKIGVLAPPEVPIHRQKVYEKIQQENRRAAGTREQDLQELKKILEKPVPGSGQVH, encoded by the coding sequence ATGCTGATACTGACAAGGAAGTTGGGGGAGAGTATCGCCATCGGCGACCAGATCAAAGTTTCCCTGCTGGAAGTGCAGGGCAAACAGGTAAAAATTGGCGTCCTGGCCCCGCCGGAGGTACCGATCCACCGGCAGAAAGTATACGAGAAGATCCAGCAGGAAAACCGCCGTGCCGCCGGCACGCGCGAACAGGACCTCCAGGAATTGAAAAAGATTCTGGAAAAACCGGTCCCCGGCAGTGGACAAGTTCACTGA
- the flgK gene encoding flagellar hook-associated protein FlgK, protein MPSLSNALYIGLSGIRVNQQGLNVAGHNIANVNTEGYTRQQIVLEANKPILLNQFLFGTGVNLKSIARVRDAFLDRQYRDENQLLGDFEKQSESIELVEGILSEPGDTGLHQTIKNFFTSLQDLATNPESSSVRTTVSERGRSMARMFNQMWTQLDKIRNNKNLEIIDQVKKVNEILDRVAELNVQIGSTEALGNQANDFRDNRDRLLDELSRMVDISAVEDPANNTMTVSIAGQSFVVIDKVTHVEARSENIGGRMEIHLYNPEAKVAIELRGGELRGLVEIRDRMIPGIQDQLDTLARALIDEVNAIHRQGYGLQGSRLSLPTGIDFFSGDDAQTIKISSLINNDPGNIAASGGGAPGDNTNALELAMLRNKGVLNNGRFTFEDYLASTVSAFGLQSDTIQQRRANQEILVEHLSNFRESVIGVNLDEELVNLIRYQKAFGANARVISTTNEMMGVLVQLGRY, encoded by the coding sequence ATGCCGAGCCTGTCAAACGCACTGTATATCGGGTTGTCCGGGATAAGGGTCAATCAGCAGGGCCTTAATGTGGCCGGCCACAATATCGCGAATGTCAACACCGAGGGCTATACGCGCCAGCAGATAGTGCTCGAGGCCAACAAACCGATCCTGCTCAACCAGTTTCTGTTCGGCACCGGCGTCAATCTCAAGAGCATTGCCCGGGTTCGCGACGCCTTTCTCGACCGCCAGTACCGGGACGAGAACCAGCTGCTGGGAGACTTCGAGAAACAGTCTGAAAGTATCGAGCTGGTCGAGGGAATCCTCAGTGAACCCGGAGACACCGGGCTGCACCAGACGATCAAGAACTTCTTCACCAGTCTCCAGGACCTGGCCACCAATCCCGAAAGCAGTTCCGTTCGCACCACTGTCAGTGAGCGGGGCCGCTCGATGGCCCGGATGTTCAACCAGATGTGGACCCAGCTCGACAAGATCAGGAACAATAAAAACCTCGAAATTATCGACCAGGTCAAAAAGGTCAATGAAATCCTGGACCGCGTGGCCGAACTCAACGTGCAGATCGGCAGCACCGAGGCCCTGGGCAACCAAGCCAACGATTTCCGCGACAACCGCGACCGTCTGCTCGACGAATTGAGCCGGATGGTCGATATCTCGGCCGTAGAGGACCCGGCCAACAACACAATGACCGTTTCTATCGCGGGGCAGTCGTTTGTCGTGATCGACAAGGTGACCCATGTCGAAGCCAGGAGTGAAAACATAGGCGGCCGCATGGAAATCCATCTGTACAATCCCGAGGCCAAGGTAGCTATCGAGCTGCGCGGCGGCGAACTTCGCGGCCTGGTGGAAATCAGGGACAGAATGATCCCGGGGATCCAGGACCAGCTCGACACCCTGGCCAGGGCCTTGATCGACGAGGTCAACGCGATCCACCGCCAGGGTTACGGTCTGCAGGGCTCCAGGCTTTCTCTGCCCACCGGGATCGACTTCTTCAGCGGCGACGACGCCCAGACGATAAAAATCAGCTCACTGATCAACAACGATCCCGGCAATATCGCCGCCAGCGGCGGCGGCGCGCCCGGCGACAATACCAATGCCCTGGAACTGGCGATGCTGCGCAACAAGGGCGTGCTCAATAACGGCCGGTTTACCTTCGAGGACTATCTGGCAAGCACGGTCAGCGCCTTCGGCCTGCAGAGTGATACGATCCAGCAGCGGCGGGCCAACCAGGAAATCCTGGTCGAGCACCTTTCCAATTTCCGCGAAAGTGTGATCGGAGTGAACCTGGACGAGGAACTGGTGAATCTGATCCGCTACCAGAAAGCGTTCGGAGCCAATGCCAGGGTAATCAGCACAACCAATGAAATGATGGGAGTCCTGGTCCAGCTTGGACGATACTGA